The proteins below come from a single Benincasa hispida cultivar B227 chromosome 4, ASM972705v1, whole genome shotgun sequence genomic window:
- the LOC120075339 gene encoding glutamate receptor 2.5-like: protein MAKLVLLYSFFSLFFFLGLLLLGSEAYTSIKLELNCQKNLPNKTTRIGVFFDSGSQIGKQQIVAMKMALRRFHFSSCAKLELLLHDSHANYVNSSSASSVLDLITKGRVKAVVGSVRKQDLIVISDHKIPVEIPIISTSAEQLQPLKIPSLIQMVDNNNITHPIHCIASILTYFECLPKVTIFYQFTNTSAHCLFDSFLLAGIEVEHHLALSLASNQEILIEEELKKIMSSQRNRVFIVTQLSLELVDLLLTKAKKMNMVGNGYTWIVSHEIFDLISSLDSSSSLLNKMEGVIGFQTYFNDTKRSFKIFETKFKKIYKLEYPQEEEPTKASILAIRAYDAALAITRAMEKLGTENLRSSSEQLMKKILESNFEGVGGMVRFSKKNGMLISQSPKFKIIKVVDQTYKEVGFWTPILGFVERVIVEINKPTTNLKSNMRNLRNYVGVRDLSRLKASPSEKFDHHEEKRLKFAVPEEGACKEFVKVSHHLYGNYITGYSIDVFRAVMNNMNMSHPLSYDLVPFKGTYDEMIEAVSNKTYIGAVGDIGILARRYKYVDFTVSYLETEIVMVVKEKHEKWKKIWAFMEAFQFTMWLLIPTMHLFISFVIWFIERQNNEELKGLGNMLWFSVSIIFYMHREPVKNGLARLVLGPWLFAILVVTASFTASLTSMMTISWSRPLVPDVDTLKQMGATVGCNTNSFICNYLYETLQFDPTKIKKINSLNEYPNAFENGSIKAAFFISPHAKVFLAKYCKGYTRGVSSFKLTGIGFALAKGSGLTSLVSASIVELTETKEIPQFESNVIASFNCSSTGKGEGLGLGPGPFMGLFIICGSIALLVLIYMAQQFLRTKLGWTQKPI, encoded by the exons atggCAAAACTTGTTCTTCTTTATAGCTTTTTCagcctcttcttctttcttggATTGCTGTTGTTGGGCTCAGAAGCTTATACAAGCATAAAATTAGAACTCAATTGTCAAAAAAACCTACCAAATAAAACTACAAGAATTGGAGTGTTTTTCGATAGTGGGTCTCAAATTGGGAAGCAACAGATAGTAGCGATGAAAATGGCTTTGAGacgttttcatttttcttcatgTGCAAAGTTGGAGCTTCTCCTTCATGATTCTCATGCAAATTATGTCAATAGTTCATCCGCTTCTTCTG TTTTGGATTTGATTACCAAGGGAAGAGTCAAAGCCGTTGTTGGATCAGTGAGAAAACAGGATTTGATTGTCATCTCCGACCATAAAATTCCTGTCGAAATTCCCATTATTTCGACTTCAGCTGAACAACTACAACCTCTAAAAATCCCATCTTTGATTCAAATGGTCGACAATAATAATATCACCCACCCCATCCATTGCATTGCTTCAATTCTCACCTATTTTGAATGCCTCCCAAAAGTTACAATCTTTTATCAATTCACAAACACTTCAGCCCATTGTCTCTTTGATTCGTTTCTCCTGGCTGGCATAGAGGTCGAGCACCATCTCGCCCTCTCTTTGGCATCCAATCAAGAAATATTGATAGAAGAAGAATTGAAAAAGATTATGAGCAGCCAAAGGAATAGGGTTTTTATAGTTACACAACTTTCTCTAgagttggttgatcttcttcttACCAAAGCAAAGAAAATGAATATGGTTGGAAATGGGTATACTTGGATTGTCTCACATGAAATTTTTGATCTCATTTCCTCTCttgattcatcttcttcccttttgaACAAAATGGAAGGTGTTATTGGTTTTCAAACATATTTCAATGACACCAAAAGGTCCTTTAAAATCTTTGAAACCAAGTTTAAGAAGATTTACAAATTAGAATATccacaagaagaagagccaacaaaaGCAAGTATTTTGGCCATTCGAGCTTATGATGCTGCTCTTGCCATCACTAGAGCCATGGAAAAGTTGGGAACTGAAAATTTAAGGTCATCAAGTGAACAactaatgaagaaaattttagaGAGTAATTTTGAAGGGGTTGGTGGAATGGTGAGATTCTCGAAGAAAAATGGGATGCTAATATCTCAAtcaccaaaatttaaaatcattaaagTGGTGGATCAAACCTACAAAGAGGTGGGTTTTTGGACACCCATATTAGGTTTTGTTGAGAGGGTTATTGTGGAAATTAATAAACCCACCACTAATCTTAAATCCAACATgagaaatttgagaaattatgtGGGTGTTCGAGATTTGTCAAGGCTAAAGGCATCACCGAGTGAAAAATTTGATCATCATGAAGAAAAAAGGTTGAAATTTGCGGTTCCTGAGGAGGGAGCATGCAAAGAATTTGTGAAAGTGAGCCATCATTTGTATGGAAATTACATCACTGGATATTCCATTGATGTGTTTAGGGCTGTTATGAATAATATGAATATGTCCCATCCCTTGTCCTACGACTTGGTTCCTTTTAAGGGCACATATGATGAGATGATAGAGGCTGTCTCCAATAAG ACGTACATTGGAGCCGTTGGGGACATCGGAATATTAGCTCGACGATATAAATATGTGGATTTTACGGTGTCATATTTAGAGACAGAAATTGTGATGGTGGTAAAAGAGAAGCATGAGAAATGGAAAAAGATATGGGCTTTTATGGAGGCTTTTCAATTTACAATGTGGCTCCTAATACCCACAATGCACCTTTTTATTTCCTTTGTTATTTGGTTCATCGAACGCCAAAACAACGAGGAGTTAAAGGGTTTGGGAAACATGTTGTGGTTTTCTGTTTCCATCATCTTTTACATGCACA GAGAGCCAGTGAAGAATGGGTTGGCTCGATTAGTGCTGGGGCCATGGTTGTTTGCGATTCTAGTGGTGACAGCGAGTTTCACGGCAAGTTTGACGTCGATGATGACAATCTCTTGGTCTCGACCGTTGGTGCCGGATGTTGACACGTTGAAGCAGATGGGCGCTACCGTAGGTTGCAACACCAACTCTTTCATATGCAATTATCTGTATGAAACCCTACAATTTGACCCTACAAAAATTAAGAAGATAAACTCCTTAAATGAGTACCCAAATGCATTTGAGAATGGTAGCATTAAGGCTGCTTTCTTCATAAGCCCCCATGCAAAAGTTTTCCTTGCCAAATATTGCAAAGGCTACACCAGAGGAGTTTCCTCTTTCAAGCTCACCGGCATAGGTTTT GCTCTTGCCAAAGGCTCGGGACTTACTTCACTGGTTTCGGCATCAATCGTGGAATTAACCGAAACAAAAGAGATACCACAATTCGAATCCAACGTCATTGCTTCTTTCAACTGTTCTTCAACTGGCAAAGGAGAAGGGCTGGGCTTAGGACCTGGACCTTTCATGGGCCTATTCATAATTTGTGGCTCTATTGCTTTGTTGGTCTTGATATATATGGCCCAACAATTCCTGAGAACGAAATTGGGCTGGACTCAGAAGCCCATTTGA